In Vibrio alginolyticus NBRC 15630 = ATCC 17749, one genomic interval encodes:
- the uhpC gene encoding MFS transporter codes for MFGFLRSPKFTQPSLSNEQIDQRYHHWRLHIMLGMYIGYAGFYFTRKTFNYAAPAMITDLGLDKGDLGLIGTLFYITYGCSKFISGTISDRSNPRYFMGLGLIATGLVNIAFGFSSSLAAFITLWILNAWFQGWGWPSCSKLLTTWYSRSERGFLWAIWNTAHNVGGALIPILVGYLTLHYSWREGFILPGIIGVLLGLFVCWRLRDKPTTMGLPSVGQWRNDALELAQENYGRGLTYREILKSYVFNNKYIWLLAFSYVLVYIVRTAINDWGNLYLTEQHHYSLINANAALSMFEIGGFVGSLVAGWGSDKLFGGNRGPMNLLFAIGIFLSVSALWLMPLTNFAFQAAGLFSIGFFVFGPQMLIGMAAAECSHKDSAGAATGFVGLFAYMGAALSGYPLALILEEYHWTGFFITISVCAAVIGLLLLPFLQAQPSRKPLEPKPRL; via the coding sequence ATGTTTGGATTTTTACGTTCACCTAAATTTACTCAACCGAGCCTGAGCAACGAGCAAATCGACCAGCGTTACCACCATTGGCGTTTGCACATTATGTTGGGGATGTACATCGGCTACGCAGGTTTCTACTTTACCCGTAAGACCTTTAACTACGCCGCACCAGCGATGATTACCGATCTTGGCTTAGATAAAGGCGATTTGGGTCTTATCGGTACACTTTTCTACATTACTTACGGCTGTTCGAAGTTTATTTCTGGCACGATTTCGGATCGCTCTAACCCTCGTTATTTCATGGGATTAGGATTGATTGCGACAGGTCTGGTCAATATCGCGTTCGGTTTTTCTAGCTCACTCGCGGCTTTCATTACTCTGTGGATCTTAAACGCCTGGTTCCAAGGCTGGGGCTGGCCTTCATGCTCCAAGCTGTTAACCACTTGGTATTCACGTTCCGAGCGTGGCTTCTTATGGGCGATTTGGAACACCGCACACAACGTTGGTGGCGCGCTTATCCCTATTTTGGTGGGCTATTTAACGTTGCACTACAGCTGGCGTGAAGGTTTTATTCTACCCGGCATCATCGGGGTGTTGCTCGGTCTATTCGTTTGTTGGCGATTGCGCGACAAACCCACAACAATGGGTTTACCAAGTGTCGGCCAATGGCGCAACGACGCACTAGAACTTGCGCAAGAAAATTATGGACGTGGCCTCACCTACCGAGAAATTCTGAAATCGTACGTATTTAACAACAAATACATCTGGCTGCTCGCGTTCAGTTATGTGTTGGTTTACATCGTCCGAACCGCAATCAATGACTGGGGAAACCTGTACTTGACCGAGCAGCATCACTATAGCCTGATTAACGCCAACGCTGCTCTGTCGATGTTTGAAATCGGCGGTTTTGTTGGTTCATTGGTTGCGGGTTGGGGCTCAGACAAACTCTTTGGCGGTAACCGTGGGCCAATGAACTTGCTGTTCGCGATTGGGATTTTCTTATCTGTCTCTGCGCTTTGGCTGATGCCTCTGACCAACTTTGCATTCCAAGCGGCGGGATTGTTCTCCATCGGCTTCTTTGTCTTTGGGCCACAAATGCTGATCGGTATGGCGGCGGCGGAGTGCTCTCACAAAGATTCTGCCGGCGCGGCAACAGGATTCGTGGGCTTGTTCGCCTACATGGGCGCAGCATTGTCTGGTTATCCACTGGCGTTAATTCTTGAAGAATATCATTGGACGGGTTTCTTCATCACCATTTCAGTTTGTGCAGCCGTCATTGGCCTTTTGTTGCTGCCATTTTTGCAAGCGCAACCATCACGAAAACCACTCGAACCAAAACCTCGGTTGTAA
- the manA gene encoding mannose-6-phosphate isomerase, class I, producing MNLNTISSHSFFQMNNKIQNYAWGSTSSIHDLFGFSNETNEPQAEVWMGTHPNGCSEVQIEQNTLPLSELIKQNQPAYLSAETAAKFGDLPFLFKILAAEHALSIQVHPSKQDAEIGFEKEQSAGIPLNASHRNYKDPNHKPELVYALTSYQAMNGFRSYADITEAFSLCDIDELRAPLDAFKREINSQGLRDFFVHILTMEGETKERALKQLLACASRQSEHGTDSDVFQLILDLSTQYPGDVGLFAPLLLNVITLQPGEAMFLSARTPHAYIKGTGLEIMANSDNVLRAGLTPKHMDVEELAKCTDFVPKPFNSLVLEPNADGCQSLYPVPVADFSFSILNQPNNEVVDANSAEILMAIDADLTLISDNGETLTASKGQSVFVPAYVGHYRIQSAGRVARAFN from the coding sequence ATGAATTTGAACACTATTTCATCGCATAGCTTCTTTCAAATGAACAACAAAATCCAAAACTACGCTTGGGGAAGCACCTCTTCTATTCACGATTTGTTTGGCTTTTCTAACGAAACGAATGAGCCTCAAGCAGAAGTATGGATGGGTACTCACCCAAACGGCTGCTCTGAAGTTCAGATTGAGCAGAACACGCTGCCTTTGTCTGAACTGATCAAACAAAACCAACCCGCTTACTTATCAGCAGAAACCGCAGCGAAATTTGGCGACCTGCCCTTTCTGTTTAAGATCTTAGCGGCCGAACATGCACTGTCGATTCAAGTTCACCCAAGCAAACAAGATGCCGAAATAGGCTTCGAAAAAGAACAAAGTGCCGGGATCCCACTAAACGCGAGCCATCGTAACTACAAGGATCCAAACCACAAACCTGAGCTGGTATACGCACTGACAAGTTACCAAGCCATGAACGGTTTTCGCTCGTATGCCGATATTACTGAGGCATTTAGCCTTTGTGATATCGATGAGCTACGCGCACCATTAGATGCATTCAAACGCGAAATCAACTCACAAGGTTTGCGAGATTTCTTTGTGCACATTCTGACCATGGAAGGCGAAACAAAAGAGCGAGCACTGAAACAGCTTCTTGCCTGCGCCTCACGTCAATCAGAGCATGGCACTGACAGCGACGTTTTCCAACTCATCTTGGATCTATCCACTCAATACCCCGGCGATGTCGGCTTGTTTGCACCATTGCTGTTGAATGTCATCACGCTGCAACCTGGCGAAGCGATGTTCCTGAGCGCAAGAACGCCACACGCTTACATTAAAGGTACGGGATTAGAGATCATGGCGAACTCAGATAACGTTTTGCGTGCAGGACTCACGCCGAAACACATGGATGTTGAAGAACTGGCTAAATGCACAGACTTTGTGCCTAAGCCGTTTAACAGCCTTGTTCTAGAGCCCAATGCCGATGGTTGCCAGAGCCTTTACCCCGTTCCAGTGGCAGACTTTAGTTTCAGCATTCTTAACCAACCGAACAATGAAGTGGTTGATGCCAATAGCGCAGAGATTTTGATGGCGATTGATGCCGACCTGACACTCATCAGTGATAACGGTGAGACGTTAACTGCCTCGAAAGGACAATCTGTATTTGTTCCTGCTTACGTTGGCCATTACCGTATTCAAAGTGCGGGACGTGTGGCTCGCGCCTTCAACTAG
- the uhpA gene encoding transcriptional regulator UhpA — translation MIHVALVDDHVIVRSGFAQLLNLESDITVVGEFGSVAEARKGLPAVHPHVVILDISMPDESGLNFLSEIPTGIACVMLSVHDSPAMVEKSLKLGAKGYLSKRCSPDELIQAVRTSASGGCYLTSDIALKLATPSDNTTSLCQLTKRENEVCQLLATGLDVKSVAAELGLSHKTVHVHRANAIDKLGVKNNVELAKLFSQESF, via the coding sequence ATGATTCATGTTGCTCTAGTTGATGATCACGTCATCGTGCGTTCAGGTTTCGCACAATTATTAAATTTAGAAAGTGATATTACCGTTGTTGGTGAATTCGGCTCTGTCGCCGAAGCGCGAAAAGGCTTGCCTGCGGTACACCCTCATGTCGTCATCCTAGATATCTCCATGCCAGATGAAAGCGGCTTAAACTTTCTTAGCGAAATACCAACTGGCATTGCCTGCGTGATGCTTAGCGTGCATGACTCCCCTGCGATGGTGGAAAAATCACTAAAGCTAGGTGCAAAAGGCTATCTTAGTAAACGCTGTAGCCCAGACGAACTTATTCAAGCCGTGAGAACCAGTGCTTCTGGCGGCTGTTACCTCACATCAGATATTGCACTTAAACTTGCAACGCCTAGCGACAACACCACCTCTCTATGCCAACTGACAAAACGTGAAAACGAGGTATGTCAGCTACTTGCGACCGGGTTGGATGTAAAGTCTGTCGCGGCAGAGCTTGGCTTGAGCCACAAGACCGTGCATGTGCATCGTGCGAATGCCATCGACAAACTCGGCGTGAAAAACAACGTTGAGCTCGCCAAACTATTTTCTCAAGAGTCCTTTTAA
- a CDS encoding DUF1800 domain-containing protein — protein sequence MRRQKLNKISAWVLGLAILLLSHVSNVSAEIQQSPSDQTVARFLYQTSFGPTPALINEVRENGFEDWIQKQINLPATYHQPLYQTPFSKGLQSNRENAWYQIVVTAEDQLRQRTAYALSQIVVVSRYGGVLSSKPTGLVNYYDLLVEHAFGNYRDLLYDVSIHPVMGSYLSMLGSAKENSATGTLPDENFARELMQLFTIGLYELNLDGSKKLNHATGKPIPTYNQTDIQELARALTGWKNSDIAFVKPMRVISQRHDTGEKRFLGNVIPSGLTAQEELSKVIDMLMSHPNVAPFVSKLLIQRLVSSNPSPEYVARVATIFNNNGEGEKGDLTAVVRAILLDPEALGMTDTPPIKVKEPILVLTNFHRASGFTVKGSRYEDATTMMNIANQGPLRSPSVFNFYSPDYQPSNEFTESGINSPEYELLNWSVYTDLVNYMLTSTRRGGGDSYHFDLNEFYLLLDDHRALVELVNLRFFAGTASAELKELMLTALNDYRGDYVPTTKLALVIFTAISGDEFYIQD from the coding sequence ATGAGACGTCAGAAGCTAAATAAAATCTCTGCTTGGGTACTAGGATTGGCTATCTTATTGCTGAGCCATGTGTCTAATGTATCAGCAGAAATACAGCAATCCCCATCCGATCAAACCGTTGCGCGTTTTCTCTATCAAACCTCTTTTGGACCAACACCTGCGTTAATTAATGAGGTTAGGGAAAACGGGTTTGAGGATTGGATACAGAAACAAATCAACCTGCCAGCAACCTACCATCAACCACTTTATCAAACGCCTTTTTCTAAAGGCCTACAGTCAAACCGAGAAAATGCTTGGTATCAGATTGTTGTTACTGCTGAAGATCAGCTTAGGCAGCGAACGGCTTATGCATTGAGTCAGATCGTAGTCGTGTCTCGTTATGGCGGCGTTCTTTCCAGCAAACCTACAGGGTTAGTGAATTACTACGATCTGTTGGTTGAGCATGCGTTTGGCAACTACCGAGACCTGTTGTATGACGTTTCCATCCATCCAGTCATGGGGAGCTATTTGTCTATGCTCGGTAGTGCAAAAGAAAATAGTGCGACAGGAACGCTTCCCGATGAGAACTTTGCTCGAGAGTTAATGCAGTTATTCACTATCGGTTTGTATGAACTCAATTTAGATGGCAGTAAAAAGCTGAACCACGCAACAGGCAAACCTATCCCCACGTACAATCAAACTGATATTCAAGAGCTCGCGCGAGCATTAACTGGATGGAAAAATTCCGACATCGCATTCGTGAAACCGATGCGAGTTATCAGTCAAAGACACGACACCGGCGAGAAGCGATTTCTAGGGAACGTGATCCCATCGGGTCTAACCGCACAAGAAGAGCTTTCAAAAGTGATTGATATGTTGATGTCTCACCCAAATGTTGCTCCATTTGTTTCAAAGTTACTTATCCAACGTTTGGTCAGTTCAAATCCAAGCCCAGAGTACGTCGCGCGTGTTGCTACGATATTTAACAACAATGGGGAAGGAGAAAAAGGCGATCTAACCGCCGTTGTTCGAGCCATATTGCTCGACCCTGAAGCATTAGGGATGACGGATACCCCGCCTATAAAAGTGAAAGAACCGATACTGGTCCTGACTAATTTTCATCGAGCATCAGGTTTTACGGTTAAAGGATCACGTTACGAAGACGCAACAACGATGATGAACATCGCTAATCAAGGGCCGCTTCGTTCTCCTTCCGTGTTTAATTTTTACTCTCCAGACTATCAGCCGTCTAACGAGTTTACGGAGTCTGGTATTAACTCTCCAGAGTATGAACTTCTCAATTGGTCTGTTTATACCGATTTGGTCAACTATATGTTAACCAGCACTCGTAGAGGAGGTGGTGATTCCTACCACTTCGATCTTAACGAGTTTTATCTTCTTCTGGACGATCACCGTGCCTTAGTCGAATTGGTTAACTTGCGTTTCTTTGCTGGAACGGCTTCTGCTGAATTGAAAGAGCTCATGCTCACCGCCCTGAATGATTATCGTGGGGACTATGTGCCAACAACAAAACTCGCTCTAGTGATATTTACCGCCATTTCTGGCGACGAATTCTATATTCAGGATTAG
- the uhpT gene encoding hexose-6-phosphate:phosphate antiporter, protein MLKFLEQVRKPTLDLPVEVRRKMWFKPFIQSYLVVFIGYLTMYLIRKNFNVAQNDMISTYGLSMTDLGLIGLGFSITYGIGKTVVSYYADGKNTKQFLPFMLILSGLAMLGFSFSMGGGSASLFLMVAFYALSGFFQSTGGPSSYSTITKWTPRNKRGSYLGLWNMSHNVGGAGAAGVALFGANYLFDGHVIGMFVFPSIIAIIVGFIGMRFGSDSPEAYGLGKVEELFDEAVSEEDTAAEENQMTKKEIFVEYVLKNKVIWLLCFANIFLYIVRIGIDQWSTVYAYQELGLSKETAISGFTLFEVGALVGTLMWGYLSDLANGRRALVACVSLGLIIVSLEFYQHATSEFMYLASLFVLGFLVFGPQLLIGVAAVGFVPKKAISVADGVKGTFAYLIGDSFAKLGLGMIADGTPIFGLTGWKGTFAALDTSAMICIVLLAFVAIAEEKKIRHAKKLQLAQNQA, encoded by the coding sequence ATGTTAAAATTCCTCGAACAGGTGCGGAAGCCGACCCTCGATCTTCCTGTCGAAGTTAGAAGAAAGATGTGGTTTAAACCGTTCATCCAATCTTACTTGGTCGTATTTATCGGCTACCTAACCATGTACTTGATTCGTAAGAACTTCAATGTCGCGCAAAACGACATGATCTCAACTTACGGTTTGAGCATGACAGACCTAGGTCTTATTGGCCTTGGCTTCTCCATCACATACGGCATCGGTAAAACCGTTGTCTCTTACTACGCTGACGGTAAGAACACCAAGCAATTCCTCCCTTTTATGCTGATCCTTTCTGGTCTTGCAATGCTTGGTTTCAGCTTCAGCATGGGCGGCGGTAGTGCAAGCCTGTTCTTGATGGTGGCTTTCTACGCTCTGAGTGGTTTCTTCCAAAGTACTGGTGGCCCTTCTAGTTACTCAACCATTACAAAATGGACACCTCGTAACAAACGCGGCTCTTACCTAGGCTTGTGGAACATGTCACACAACGTTGGTGGTGCGGGCGCAGCGGGTGTTGCTCTTTTCGGTGCCAACTACCTATTCGACGGCCACGTAATCGGCATGTTCGTGTTCCCTTCTATCATCGCGATCATCGTTGGTTTTATCGGTATGCGCTTTGGTAGCGACTCTCCAGAAGCTTACGGTCTAGGTAAAGTAGAAGAACTTTTCGATGAAGCAGTGAGTGAAGAAGACACCGCCGCTGAAGAAAACCAAATGACCAAAAAAGAAATCTTTGTTGAATACGTTCTTAAAAACAAAGTTATCTGGCTACTTTGCTTTGCCAACATCTTCCTTTACATCGTTCGTATCGGTATCGACCAATGGTCAACGGTATACGCGTACCAAGAACTTGGTCTGTCAAAAGAAACGGCAATCTCTGGCTTTACTCTGTTCGAAGTCGGTGCGCTTGTGGGTACTTTGATGTGGGGTTACTTATCTGACTTAGCAAACGGTCGCCGCGCATTGGTTGCTTGTGTGTCTCTTGGTTTGATCATCGTATCGCTTGAGTTCTACCAACACGCCACTAGCGAGTTCATGTACTTAGCCTCTCTATTTGTATTGGGCTTCTTGGTGTTTGGTCCGCAACTTCTTATCGGTGTTGCCGCGGTTGGTTTTGTCCCTAAAAAAGCAATCAGTGTGGCTGACGGCGTAAAAGGTACATTCGCTTACCTAATCGGTGACAGCTTCGCGAAACTTGGTCTCGGTATGATTGCAGACGGTACACCTATCTTCGGCTTAACTGGTTGGAAAGGTACCTTCGCAGCTCTAGATACCTCCGCCATGATTTGTATTGTTTTGCTTGCTTTCGTCGCTATCGCGGAAGAGAAGAAGATTCGACACGCGAAGAAGCTTCAACTTGCACAAAACCAAGCCTAG
- a CDS encoding hydroxymethylglutaryl-CoA reductase, whose amino-acid sequence MPKLNQDNPVQSSALSDIETSSKIQSALEPKFHKPEKRLCLSPGLSDKHLARRWQVLEQMTNKDHLLDPFTQSHCDAYSNNIEHFIGTVNVPVGIAGPLRVNGLYANDDFLVPLATTEAALVASYNRGANLITAAGGASALLLSEGVSRTPVFAFNHLADAGQFVSWVVTQFDVFRQIAESTTSHGKLKDINVNIEGNHVYLVFEYVTGDASGQNMVTIATNEVFHHILATSPIKPTQAFLDGNLSGDKKPNAHTLRSVRGKKVSAEVTIPAELVEKYLHTTPESMVQFGKMTTVGGLLSGTIGVNAHYANALAALYIACGQDAACVAESAIGITRMDVDAQGNLYACVTLPNIMVGTVGGGTGLPTQKACLDILGLHGNGNAKALAEVAAALCLAGELSIVGAFCADHFSRAHHKLARK is encoded by the coding sequence ATGCCGAAGTTAAACCAAGATAACCCTGTTCAAAGCTCCGCCCTTTCCGATATCGAAACCAGCAGTAAGATTCAATCGGCATTAGAACCGAAGTTTCACAAGCCAGAGAAACGTCTCTGCTTAAGCCCTGGCCTATCGGATAAGCATTTGGCGCGCCGTTGGCAAGTATTGGAACAAATGACCAATAAAGATCATCTTCTTGATCCTTTCACACAGTCACATTGCGACGCTTACTCCAACAACATCGAGCACTTCATTGGTACTGTCAATGTGCCGGTCGGCATCGCAGGCCCTTTGCGCGTCAACGGTTTGTATGCGAACGATGACTTTTTGGTTCCGCTCGCAACGACAGAAGCCGCGTTAGTCGCTTCCTACAACCGTGGCGCAAATCTTATCACCGCCGCTGGTGGCGCGAGCGCATTGTTACTAAGTGAAGGGGTGAGCCGAACACCAGTATTCGCCTTTAATCACCTTGCTGACGCCGGCCAGTTCGTCAGTTGGGTTGTGACCCAGTTTGACGTATTTCGTCAAATTGCGGAATCCACCACCTCACATGGCAAACTCAAAGACATCAATGTAAATATCGAAGGAAACCACGTTTATTTGGTCTTTGAATACGTGACTGGTGACGCTTCCGGACAAAACATGGTGACCATCGCAACAAACGAAGTGTTCCATCATATTTTGGCGACCAGCCCAATCAAACCAACTCAAGCATTCTTGGATGGCAACTTATCAGGCGACAAAAAACCAAACGCGCACACACTGCGCTCGGTACGCGGTAAGAAAGTATCCGCCGAAGTGACCATTCCTGCTGAGTTGGTGGAAAAATATCTGCATACGACGCCGGAGTCTATGGTTCAATTTGGCAAAATGACCACAGTGGGCGGTTTACTCAGCGGGACAATTGGCGTCAACGCGCATTACGCAAACGCGCTTGCCGCGCTGTACATTGCTTGTGGTCAAGATGCCGCTTGCGTTGCAGAGTCTGCCATTGGAATCACTCGTATGGATGTGGACGCTCAAGGCAACTTGTACGCGTGCGTGACCTTGCCAAACATCATGGTGGGGACGGTTGGTGGTGGTACTGGCCTTCCAACGCAAAAAGCATGTTTGGATATTTTGGGTTTGCACGGCAACGGCAATGCGAAAGCGTTAGCCGAAGTCGCAGCTGCGCTTTGTCTGGCTGGCGAACTCTCGATCGTGGGCGCATTTTGTGCCGATCACTTTTCTCGTGCTCACCATAAGCTTGCCCGAAAATAA